Proteins encoded by one window of Azospirillum brasilense:
- a CDS encoding DUF484 family protein produces the protein MGREPGHTPQRKDAPTAEEVHAYLRDHPDFLVHHGDLVHHLTPPSQDRGRGVVDLQAYMVERLRGEVRLLKDQQRELIGTSRANMNSQNRIHAAVLFLLDAQSFEQLIQTITTDLAVLLDLDVACLIVESNGQDTPHVQTSGVRVVEPGTVDRWLGKADVALNADIQGDPELYGPGAGLVRSEILIRLQVSSETPDGMLAFGSREPDSFHSGQGTELVGFLARVVERVIRGWLELPA, from the coding sequence ATGGGCCGGGAACCGGGACACACCCCCCAGAGGAAGGACGCGCCGACCGCCGAGGAGGTGCACGCCTACCTGCGGGACCATCCCGACTTCCTGGTCCATCACGGCGATCTGGTCCACCACCTGACCCCGCCGTCGCAGGACCGCGGGCGCGGGGTGGTGGACCTGCAGGCCTACATGGTCGAGCGTCTGCGCGGCGAGGTCCGCCTGCTGAAGGACCAGCAGCGCGAGCTGATCGGCACCTCGCGCGCCAACATGAACAGCCAGAACCGCATCCACGCCGCGGTGCTGTTCCTCCTCGACGCGCAGAGCTTCGAGCAGCTCATCCAGACCATCACCACCGATCTGGCGGTGCTGCTCGACCTGGACGTCGCCTGCCTGATCGTCGAATCGAACGGCCAGGACACCCCGCACGTCCAGACCTCCGGCGTCCGGGTGGTCGAGCCGGGGACCGTCGACCGCTGGCTGGGCAAGGCCGACGTGGCGCTGAACGCCGACATCCAGGGCGACCCGGAGCTGTACGGCCCCGGCGCCGGGCTGGTCCGGTCGGAGATCCTGATCCGCCTCCAGGTGTCCAGCGAGACGCCGGACGGCATGCTGGCCTTCGGCAGCCGCGAGCCGGACAGCTTCCACAGCGGCCAGGGGACGGAGCTGGTCGGTTTCCTCGCCCGCGTGGTCGAGCGGGTGATCCGCGGCTGGCTCGAACTGCCGGCCTGA
- a CDS encoding tyrosine recombinase XerC — MTGKQNPVLGFAAQPDVQDTLAHWRRWMESERNVSPHTLTAYIGDVATFLEFITGYQAKPPSMNDLAALTVTDFRSWLSHLAMKGIGSNSRSRALSSVRNLFRWMDRDGRLHNPAINTFSGPRIKRPAPKPLTVLDADRLLEESEKEPDEPWVGKRDRALFTLLYGCGLRISEALNLTRREAPLGETLRVTGKGNKERIVPVLPAVTEAVRAYMDACPYRQGPEAPLFVGVRGGQLAPAIAQRRMRDLRRLMGLPETATPHALRHSFATHLLADGGDLRAIQDLLGHASLSTTQRYTDVESEQLMQVYRSAHPRAKKTP, encoded by the coding sequence ATGACCGGAAAACAGAATCCCGTCCTCGGTTTCGCCGCCCAGCCCGACGTCCAGGACACGCTGGCGCATTGGCGGCGCTGGATGGAGAGCGAGCGCAACGTCTCGCCCCACACCCTGACCGCCTACATCGGCGACGTCGCGACCTTCCTGGAGTTCATCACCGGCTATCAGGCGAAGCCGCCGTCGATGAACGACCTCGCCGCGCTGACCGTCACGGATTTCCGCTCCTGGCTGTCCCATCTCGCCATGAAGGGGATCGGCTCCAACAGCCGGTCGCGCGCCCTGTCCTCGGTGCGCAACCTGTTCCGCTGGATGGACCGCGACGGGCGTTTGCACAACCCGGCGATCAACACCTTCTCCGGCCCGCGCATCAAGCGCCCGGCGCCCAAGCCGCTGACCGTGCTGGACGCCGACCGCCTGCTGGAGGAGTCGGAGAAGGAGCCGGACGAGCCCTGGGTCGGCAAGCGCGACCGGGCCCTGTTCACGCTGCTCTACGGCTGCGGCCTGCGCATCTCGGAGGCGTTGAACCTGACGCGCCGCGAGGCGCCGCTGGGCGAGACGCTGCGCGTCACCGGCAAGGGCAACAAGGAACGGATCGTCCCGGTGCTGCCGGCGGTGACCGAGGCGGTGCGGGCCTACATGGACGCCTGCCCCTACCGCCAGGGACCGGAGGCGCCGCTGTTCGTCGGGGTGCGCGGCGGGCAGCTCGCCCCGGCCATCGCGCAGCGGCGGATGCGCGACCTGCGCCGGCTGATGGGGTTGCCGGAAACCGCCACGCCGCACGCGCTACGGCACAGCTTCGCCACGCATCTGCTGGCGGACGGCGGGGATTTGCGGGCGATCCAGGATTTGCTCGGCCACGCCTCGCTGTCGACGACGCAGCGCTACACGGACGTGGAGAGCGAGCAGCTGATGCAGGTGTACCGCTCGGCGCACCCGCGGGCGAAGAAGACGCCGTAA
- a CDS encoding cache domain-containing protein, with protein sequence MSRLRGRFHLPTLLTVLPVLALLAIIALAAGVPAQTRGTESDAKALLDKTSGYLRQHGADAAPDAFAQRDGALIDRDLYPMLIDRDGVMVAHGWTPSLNGANLKDLKDVDGKPFIQEALDIVAERDSGAVSYKWTDPLSGQIAPKTMIVRRIVLGGEPYMLSVGVYR encoded by the coding sequence ATGTCCAGGCTGCGCGGTCGTTTCCACCTCCCCACCTTGCTGACGGTTCTTCCGGTTCTCGCCCTGCTGGCGATCATCGCGCTGGCGGCGGGCGTGCCCGCCCAGACCCGGGGGACGGAATCGGACGCCAAGGCGCTGCTCGACAAGACCAGCGGCTATCTGCGCCAGCATGGCGCGGACGCCGCCCCGGACGCCTTCGCCCAGCGGGACGGCGCGCTGATTGACCGCGACCTCTACCCGATGCTGATTGACCGTGACGGCGTGATGGTGGCCCACGGCTGGACGCCGTCGCTGAACGGCGCGAACCTCAAGGACCTGAAGGACGTCGACGGCAAGCCCTTCATCCAGGAGGCGCTGGACATCGTGGCGGAGCGGGATTCGGGCGCCGTCAGCTACAAATGGACGGACCCGCTGTCCGGCCAGATCGCGCCGAAGACGATGATCGTGCGCCGCATCGTCCTGGGCGGCGAGCCCTACATGCTGTCGGTCGGCGTCTACCGCTGA
- a CDS encoding primosomal protein N' has protein sequence MRENSARSGAASGPSAQALLPGTVPADADPRVRVLLPLPLREAYDYRVPAGMTLVPGDYVEVPLGPRRVLGVVWGDGAGVVEAARLKPVVRRFDVPPMPEVERKFVEWVAAYTMTPPGHVLRMAISVPSALEPAKATLAYLRKPDAEPPPGFKMTDPRRRVLALLEDSPPRTPAELAEEAGCGVTVVRGLAEAGLLEPVLLQPTKLGRPDCHRPGPTLSPDQEAAAADLRARVESGVYSTVLLDGVTGSGKTEVYYEAIAAALKAGKQALVLLPEIALSAQWLERFARRFGAPPAEWHSELTGAQRRDTWRAVANGEVPVVVGARSALFLPYKNLGVIIIDEEHDSAYKQEEGSIYHARDMAVARAHLGGIPTVLVSATPSLETKVNADSNRYARIELPGRHGGAVLPDVELVDLRKDRPPARHWLAPSLKKAIEETLAEKEQVMLFLNRRGYAPLTLCRACGHRLQCPNCTAWLVEHRLARKLQCHHCGLSQPLSPTCPECGEEGTLAACGPGVERIAEEVAELFPDARAAIMASDTLFGPRAIQEMVRRIADHELDILIGTQVMAKGHHFPMLTLVGVVDADLGLAGGDLRAGERTYQLLHQVAGRAGRGERPGRVMLQTYMPEHPVMQALAAGDRDGFYQLEAEMRLEAGMPPFGRLAALIVSGEDAAAVEKLSIALGRAAPRSDTVAVLGPAPAPLALLRGRHRRRLLLKAPRTVQVQPLIAQWLEQVDIPPNVRVQVDVDPYSFL, from the coding sequence ATGCGTGAAAATTCCGCCAGATCCGGGGCTGCTTCCGGACCGTCGGCGCAGGCCCTTCTGCCGGGCACGGTGCCGGCGGACGCGGACCCGCGCGTCCGCGTGCTGCTGCCCCTGCCGCTGCGCGAGGCCTACGACTACCGCGTGCCCGCCGGAATGACCCTCGTTCCCGGCGACTATGTGGAAGTTCCGCTGGGGCCGCGCCGCGTGCTCGGGGTGGTGTGGGGCGACGGCGCCGGAGTCGTGGAGGCCGCCCGGCTGAAGCCGGTGGTCCGCCGCTTCGACGTTCCGCCAATGCCGGAGGTCGAGCGCAAGTTCGTGGAGTGGGTCGCCGCCTACACCATGACGCCGCCGGGCCATGTGCTGCGCATGGCGATCAGCGTGCCGTCGGCGCTGGAGCCGGCGAAGGCGACGCTCGCCTATCTGCGCAAGCCCGACGCCGAGCCGCCCCCCGGCTTCAAGATGACCGACCCGCGGCGGCGTGTGCTCGCCCTGCTGGAGGACAGCCCGCCGCGCACCCCGGCGGAGCTGGCGGAGGAGGCCGGCTGCGGCGTCACCGTGGTGCGCGGGCTGGCCGAAGCCGGGCTGCTGGAGCCGGTGCTGCTCCAGCCGACCAAGCTCGGGCGGCCCGACTGCCACCGTCCCGGCCCCACCCTGTCCCCCGACCAGGAGGCCGCGGCGGCGGACCTGCGCGCCCGCGTGGAGTCGGGCGTCTATTCCACCGTGCTGCTCGACGGGGTGACCGGCTCCGGCAAGACGGAGGTCTATTACGAGGCCATCGCCGCCGCCCTCAAGGCGGGCAAGCAGGCGCTGGTTCTGCTTCCGGAAATCGCCCTGTCGGCGCAGTGGCTGGAGCGCTTCGCCCGCCGCTTCGGCGCGCCGCCGGCGGAATGGCATTCCGAACTGACCGGGGCGCAGCGCCGCGACACCTGGAGGGCGGTGGCCAACGGCGAGGTGCCGGTGGTGGTCGGCGCCCGCTCCGCCCTGTTCCTGCCCTACAAGAACCTCGGCGTGATCATCATCGACGAGGAGCATGACTCCGCCTACAAGCAGGAGGAGGGGTCGATCTACCACGCCCGCGACATGGCCGTCGCCCGGGCGCATCTCGGCGGCATCCCCACCGTGCTGGTCTCCGCCACGCCGTCGCTGGAGACCAAGGTCAACGCCGACAGCAACCGCTACGCCCGCATCGAGCTGCCGGGCCGCCACGGCGGCGCCGTGCTGCCCGACGTCGAGTTGGTGGACCTGCGCAAGGACCGGCCGCCGGCCCGCCACTGGCTGGCCCCGTCGCTGAAGAAGGCCATTGAGGAGACGCTGGCGGAGAAGGAGCAGGTGATGCTGTTCCTCAACCGCCGCGGCTACGCCCCGCTGACGCTGTGCCGGGCCTGCGGCCACCGGCTGCAATGCCCCAACTGCACGGCGTGGCTGGTCGAGCACCGGCTGGCCCGCAAGCTCCAGTGCCACCATTGCGGCCTGTCGCAGCCGCTCTCCCCGACCTGCCCGGAATGCGGCGAGGAGGGGACGCTGGCCGCCTGCGGTCCGGGCGTGGAGCGCATCGCCGAGGAGGTGGCGGAGCTGTTCCCCGACGCCCGCGCCGCCATCATGGCGTCCGACACGCTGTTCGGCCCCCGCGCCATCCAGGAGATGGTCCGCCGCATCGCCGACCACGAGCTGGACATCCTGATCGGCACCCAGGTGATGGCGAAGGGGCACCATTTCCCCATGCTGACCCTGGTCGGGGTGGTGGACGCCGACCTCGGGCTGGCCGGCGGCGATTTGCGGGCGGGGGAGCGGACCTACCAGCTCCTCCATCAGGTCGCCGGGCGCGCCGGGCGCGGCGAGCGGCCGGGCCGGGTCATGCTGCAGACCTACATGCCCGAGCATCCGGTGATGCAGGCACTGGCCGCCGGGGACCGCGACGGCTTCTACCAGCTGGAGGCGGAGATGCGGCTGGAGGCCGGGATGCCGCCCTTCGGACGGCTGGCCGCCCTGATCGTGTCGGGGGAGGACGCGGCGGCGGTGGAGAAGCTGTCCATCGCCCTGGGGCGCGCGGCGCCGCGCAGCGACACCGTCGCCGTTCTGGGTCCGGCCCCGGCGCCGCTGGCCCTGTTGCGCGGGCGTCACCGGCGGCGCCTGCTGCTGAAGGCGCCGCGCACCGTTCAGGTGCAACCCTTGATCGCCCAGTGGCTGGAACAGGTGGACATTCCGCCCAACGTGCGCGTGCAAGTGGACGTGGATCCCTACAGCTTCCTGTAG
- the atpA gene encoding F0F1 ATP synthase subunit alpha — MDIRAAEISAILKQQIANFGTEADVAEVGQVLSVGDGVARVHGLDNVRAGEMVEFPGGIKGMALNLETDNVGVVIFGTDSEIKEGDTVKRTGTIVDVPVGKGLLGRVVDGLGNPIDGKGPLVDVTRTRVEVKAPGIIPRKSVHEPMQTGLKAVDSLVPIGRGQRELIIGDRQTGKTAVVIDTFLNQKPINQGDDESKKLYCIYVAVGQKRSTVAQIVKTLEDAGALEYSIVVAATASEPAPLQFLAPYTGCTMGEYFRDNGMHALIVYDDLSKQAVAYRQMSLLLRRPPGREAYPGDVFYLHSRLLERAAKMGDAHGNGSLTALPVIETQAGDVSAYIPTNVISITDGQIFLETGLFYKGIRPAINVGLSVSRVGSAAQIKAMKQVAGTIKMELAQYREMAAFAQFASDLDAATQRLLARGARLTELLKQPQFQPLPVEEQVVSIFSGVKGYLDKIKVEDVNRFEQKFLAEVRSKGADILATIRNEKQITSATEERLKAFLDNFSKVFV, encoded by the coding sequence ATGGATATCCGCGCCGCAGAAATCTCTGCGATCCTCAAGCAGCAGATCGCGAATTTCGGGACCGAGGCGGACGTCGCCGAGGTCGGTCAGGTCCTCTCCGTGGGTGACGGCGTCGCCCGCGTGCACGGCCTGGACAATGTGCGCGCCGGCGAGATGGTCGAGTTCCCCGGTGGCATCAAGGGCATGGCGCTGAACCTCGAGACCGACAACGTCGGCGTCGTGATCTTCGGCACCGACAGCGAGATCAAGGAAGGCGACACCGTCAAGCGCACGGGCACCATCGTGGACGTGCCGGTCGGCAAGGGTTTGCTGGGCCGCGTCGTGGACGGCCTGGGCAACCCGATCGACGGCAAGGGCCCGCTGGTGGACGTCACCCGCACCCGCGTCGAGGTCAAGGCCCCCGGCATCATCCCGCGCAAGTCGGTGCACGAGCCGATGCAGACCGGCCTGAAGGCCGTCGACAGCCTGGTTCCGATCGGCCGCGGCCAGCGCGAGCTGATCATCGGTGACCGCCAGACCGGCAAGACCGCCGTCGTCATCGACACCTTCCTGAACCAGAAGCCGATCAACCAGGGCGACGACGAGAGCAAGAAGCTCTACTGCATCTACGTCGCCGTCGGTCAGAAGCGCTCCACCGTCGCCCAGATCGTCAAGACCCTGGAAGACGCCGGCGCCCTGGAATACTCCATCGTCGTCGCGGCCACCGCGTCGGAGCCGGCCCCGCTGCAGTTCCTGGCGCCCTACACCGGCTGCACGATGGGCGAGTACTTCCGCGACAACGGCATGCACGCCCTGATCGTGTACGATGACCTGTCCAAGCAGGCCGTCGCCTACCGTCAGATGTCGCTGCTGCTCCGCCGTCCGCCGGGCCGCGAAGCCTACCCGGGCGACGTGTTCTACCTCCACAGCCGCCTGCTCGAGCGCGCCGCCAAGATGGGCGACGCCCATGGCAACGGCTCGCTGACCGCCCTGCCGGTCATCGAGACCCAGGCCGGCGACGTGTCGGCCTACATCCCGACGAACGTGATCTCGATCACCGACGGCCAGATCTTCCTCGAGACCGGCCTGTTCTATAAGGGCATCCGTCCGGCCATCAACGTCGGCCTGTCGGTGTCGCGCGTCGGCTCCGCCGCCCAGATCAAGGCGATGAAGCAGGTCGCCGGCACCATCAAGATGGAGCTGGCCCAGTACCGCGAGATGGCCGCCTTCGCGCAGTTCGCCTCGGACCTCGACGCCGCCACCCAGCGCCTGCTGGCCCGTGGCGCCCGTCTGACCGAGCTGCTGAAGCAGCCGCAGTTCCAGCCGCTGCCGGTCGAAGAGCAGGTCGTGTCGATCTTCTCGGGCGTGAAGGGCTACCTCGACAAGATCAAGGTCGAGGACGTCAACCGCTTCGAGCAGAAGTTCCTCGCCGAGGTCCGCTCCAAGGGGGCCGACAT
- a CDS encoding F0F1 ATP synthase subunit delta, with product MAIEGTGVSELATRYSIALFELADENKALDQVASDLVALKQILAESADLRRLVRSPVISRADQGRAMAAVLDRAEVSDLTKRFIGLVAKNRRLFALEGMIEGYLAELARRRGEVTAQVTSAQPLSDAQLAAVTDTLKASIGSKVLVNTSVDPALIGGMIVKFGSRMVDTSVRTKLNKLQLAMKASGGSV from the coding sequence GTGGCAATCGAAGGTACAGGCGTTTCCGAACTCGCTACGCGCTACTCCATCGCGCTGTTCGAGCTTGCGGACGAGAACAAAGCGTTGGATCAGGTCGCGAGCGATCTGGTCGCGCTGAAGCAAATCCTGGCTGAGAGCGCCGACCTTCGCCGCCTCGTCCGCAGTCCCGTGATCAGCCGCGCCGACCAAGGCCGGGCGATGGCCGCGGTTCTGGACCGCGCCGAAGTGTCCGATCTGACCAAGCGCTTCATCGGGCTGGTGGCCAAGAACCGCCGCCTGTTCGCGCTGGAAGGCATGATCGAAGGCTATCTCGCCGAACTGGCCCGCCGTCGCGGCGAAGTGACCGCCCAGGTCACCTCCGCCCAGCCGCTGAGCGACGCTCAGCTGGCCGCGGTCACCGACACGCTGAAGGCGTCGATCGGCTCCAAGGTGTTGGTCAACACCTCGGTCGATCCCGCGCTGATCGGGGGCATGATCGTTAAGTTCGGCTCGCGCATGGTCGACACCTCGGTGCGCACGAAGCTGAACAAATTGCAACTCGCCATGAAGGCCTCAGGGGGATCAGTCTGA
- the fsa gene encoding fructose-6-phosphate aldolase: MKFFVDTADIAEIRDLADTGLLDGVTTNPSLVAKTGRSFLDLVAEICDVVDGPVSAEVASTDFETMLAEGKKLAKIADNVTVKVPLTPAGLKTCKALSSEGTMVNVTLCFSPAQAILAAKAGASFVSPFVGRLDDIGQDGMGLIADIVEIYSNYDYFKTEVLVASIRNPIHIVDSARLGAHVVTAPPSVLKQLFNHPLTDKGLAQFVADWQKTGQSIL, from the coding sequence ATGAAGTTCTTCGTTGACACCGCCGACATCGCCGAGATCCGCGATCTGGCCGACACCGGCCTGCTGGACGGTGTTACCACCAACCCCTCCCTCGTCGCCAAGACCGGTCGCAGCTTCCTCGACCTCGTGGCCGAAATTTGTGATGTGGTGGACGGCCCGGTCAGCGCCGAGGTGGCCTCCACCGACTTCGAGACCATGCTGGCGGAAGGGAAGAAGCTTGCCAAGATCGCCGACAACGTCACGGTCAAGGTTCCGCTGACCCCGGCCGGCCTGAAGACCTGCAAGGCGCTGTCCTCCGAAGGGACGATGGTCAACGTCACGCTGTGCTTCTCCCCGGCCCAGGCGATCCTGGCCGCCAAGGCCGGCGCCAGCTTCGTGTCGCCCTTCGTCGGCCGCCTGGACGACATCGGGCAGGACGGCATGGGCCTGATCGCCGACATCGTGGAGATTTACAGCAATTACGATTACTTCAAGACCGAGGTGCTGGTCGCCTCGATCCGCAACCCGATCCACATCGTCGACTCCGCCCGTCTGGGCGCCCACGTCGTCACCGCCCCGCCCTCGGTCCTGAAGCAGCTCTTCAACCATCCGCTGACCGACAAGGGCCTCGCCCAGTTCGTCGCCGATTGGCAGAAGACCGGCCAGTCCATCCTCTGA